Proteins co-encoded in one Arachis stenosperma cultivar V10309 chromosome 7, arast.V10309.gnm1.PFL2, whole genome shotgun sequence genomic window:
- the LOC130940818 gene encoding transcription initiation factor TFIID subunit 15b-like → MSGMYGQDGGGGYGGGGGYGGRGGGGGFGGRGGGGGYHGGDRGGRGGGCGGRGGGGGGRDGDWRCPNPSCGNLNFAKRVECNKCGAPCPTGSNDRGGGGGGYNRGGSGGGYANIRGGSSGRGHYSDGRGGGGSRGGSYAGNQARDDGVYGQVPPPAAQYGGGGNYPSNYNSYGGDASYGTDAVPPPASYTGGPTSYPPSYGGHSGAGNNLGDGRAGVRAGQPGAYDSGYGAGGRGGYGGAPADPPAKVKQCDENCDDSCDNSRIYISNLPPDVTIDELRELFGGIGQVGRIKQKRGYKDQWPWNIKIYTDENGNNKGDAALAYEDPSAAHSAGGFYNNYDLRGYKINVMMAEKSAPRAPPAYNHGGNRGGYGGDRRRDNYGGGSGPDRRDNYGGNRSRPY, encoded by the exons ATGTCTGGGATGTACGGTCAAGATGGCGGTGGTGGCTACGGAGGTGGCGGAGGTTATGGAGGAAGGGGCGGAGGAGGAGGATTCGGCGGTCGAG GTGGCGGGGGTGGTTATCATGGTGGAGACCGCGGCGGACGAGGTGGCGGCTGTGGCGGTCGCGGCGGTGGTGGAGGTGGTAGAGATGGAGATTGGCGTTGTCCAAACCCAAG TTGTGGAAACTTGAACTTTGCGAAAAGGGTTGAATGCAACAAATGTGGTGCTCCATGTCCTACTGGGTCTAATGATCGCGGCGGTGGAGGTGGTGGTTATAATAGAGGGGGAAGTGGTGGGGGATATGCAAATATTCGTGGGGGAAGCAGTGGTAGGGGTCATTACAGTGATGGTAGGGGTGGGGGAGGCAGTAGGGGTGGTTCATACGCTGGTAATCAAGCCAGAGACGATGGTGTATATGGCCAAGTCCCTCCTCCTGCGGCTCAATATGGTGGTGGAGGAAACTATCCATCCAATTACAATTCTTATGGTGGGGATGCGAGTTATGGAACCGATGCTGTTCCTCCTCCTGCAAGCTACACTGGTGGCCCTACATCATATCCTCCATCATATGGGGGTCATAGTGGTGCTGGGAATAATCTTGGGGATGGGCGTGCTGGTGTTAGGGCTGGGCAACCTGGTGCATATGACAGTGGGTATGGTGCTGGTGGTCGAGGTGGGTATGGTGGAGCTCCTGCTGACCCCCCAGCTAAGGTGAAGCAGTGCGATGAGAATTGTGATGATTCTTGTGACAACTCTAGAATCTACATATCAAACTTACCACCAGATGTGACTATTGATGAATTGAGGGAACTTTTTGGAGGCATTGGACAA GTTGGAAGAATAAAGCAGAAAAGGGGCTATAAAGATCAGTGGCCTTGGAACATAAAAATATACACTGATGAGAACGGAAACAACAAGGGTGATGCTGCCCTTGCTTATGAAGATCCATCTGCAGCACATTCTGCAGGCGGTTTTTACAATA ATTATGATTTAAGGGGCTACAAAATCAATGTTATGATGGCAGAAAAATCTGCACCACGGGCTCCACCTGCATACAACCATGG AGGCAACAGGGGTGGCTATGGTGGAGATAGACGCCGAGACAATTATGGAGGTGGTTCTGGACCTGATAGGCGTGATAATTATGGTGGGAACCGTTCGCGTCCATACTGA
- the LOC130940419 gene encoding phenylacetaldehyde reductase-like, with protein sequence MSESEVVCVTGGSGCIGSWLVHLLLTRGYTVHATVKDLKDDTETKHLEALEGASTRLRLFQIDLLQYETIVAAVRGCSGVFHLASPCIVDEVHDPQKELLDPAIRGTMNVLEAAKEAGVKRVVVTSSVSAITPSPGWPSDVVKTEDCWTDTEYCKQKGLWYPLSKTLAEKAAWDFAKEKGLDVVVVNPGTVMGPVISPRLNASMIMLVRLLEGCDETYENFFMGSVHFKDVALAHIMVYENKTATGRHLCVEAISHYGDFVAKVAELYPQYNVPKIPRDTQPGLLRAKDGSKKLMDLGLEFIPMEKIIKDAVESLKSKGFIS encoded by the exons ATGTCGGAGTCGGAGGTTGTTTGCGTCACCGGCGGAAGCGGTTGTATTGGTTCGTGGCTTGTCCACCTCCTCCTCACTCGTGGCTACACCGTTCATGCCACCGTCAAAGATCTCA AGGATGATACTGAGACGAAGCATCTAGAAGCTCTCGAAGGAGCGTCCACGCGCCTCCGTCTCTTTCAAATCGACCTGCTCCAGTACGAGACCATCGTCGCCGCCGTGCGCGGATGCTCCGGCGTCTTCCACCTCGCTTCACCCTGCATTGTCGACGAAGTCCATGACCCACAG AAGGAGCTTCTGGACCCTGCAATTAGAGGGACAATGAATGTCCTTGAGGCAGcaaaggaagcaggggtgaAGCGTGTAGTGGTCACGTCGTCTGTCTCGGCGATTACGCCGAGCCCAGGTTGGCCATCTGATGTTGTCAAGACAGAAGATTGTTGGACTGACACTGAATACTGCAAGCAAAAGGGG CTGTGGTATCCGCTATCCAAGACTTTAGCTGAGAAAGCTGCTTGGGATTTTGCAAAGGAGAAAGGCTTGGATGTTGTGGTGGTGAATCCCGGAACTGTGATGGGACCTGTTATTTCACCCAGACTTAATGCTAGTATGATCATGCTTGTTCGCCTTCTTGAAG GGTGTGATGAAACATATGAGAACTTTTTTATGGGATCAGTCCACTTTAAGGATGTAGCTTTAGCACATATTATGGTGTATGAGAACAAAACAGCAACTGGTAGGCATTTGTGTGTAGAAGCCATCTCTCACTATGGCGACTTTGTGGCGAAAGTTGCGGAGCTTTATCCACAGTACAATGTGCCTAA GATCCCAAGAGATACCCAACCAGGATTATTGAGGGCAAAGGATGGATCGAAGAAACTTATGGATCTGGGTTTGGAATTTATTCCCATGGAGAAAATTATCAAGGATGCTGTAGAGAGTTTGAAGAGCAAAGGGTTCATTTCTTGA